A region of the Drosophila subobscura isolate 14011-0131.10 chromosome J, UCBerk_Dsub_1.0, whole genome shotgun sequence genome:
GTGGGGAGCCACAATGGGATCGGCCTCGTCTATAAACTGAAAGCTGAGAGTAATCACTTGCGTCTTTTGAGGAGTAATCACTTCCAGCAGGGCCACCGATTGCAGCACATGGTAGATGCATTCAAACCAGGCCGCTCTAAGGGATTACAAATCGTTTCAATTACTTCCAATGAACAGATACGATGTACACATACTTGATGGGTGGAACTTTGTTCTTGGCATAACTCCAGAACTTTTGGTGGGACACCAGAGTGGCGAGGCCCTCCTTTACTTGGCTCAGATCCTCTGCGAGAGAAGTTTGCTCCATAAAGAAGGACAGAAGTTTGAGGCTGCTAATCACAACACGCTGGTACTTTTGCTCCGCCTCCTCGGGAGTGAGGTTCTTCCCGAGCGATAGAGTGGCAGGCGTGTGGAAGGTTAGATTACGTGTGGCATACTCCAGGATTTCCGTTTGGCAATGCAGGCACACCTCCATGGTGCGATTGGCGTTGCCGGCAAAGGTGTCGCGGAATGATTGGCTGGCAATGCTGGCTGCCGGGGCGTACGTGTCGAATCGACTGGCCACCCACACGGGCACCAGCAGCTTCAGATACGGAGCCATGGCCCGCTTGCACTTGGAcatgagctgctgcagcaccgTCTGGCAGAGCTCGCGCACATTGTGCTCCGGGTCGCTGGCCAGATTGTGGTAGTACTTCGGCCACAGCGGCAGAATGTTCTTCAGGGTGTCGAGGTCCGACACCTCAATGAATTCCTGAATTTCCTGCAACGCCTTCTTCTTGGTCATGGGATCTTTTTTGGACAGTTTGCGCAGTATTATCTGGGTCTGTGGACTTATGTTGGCATCGAAGCTATCTGGCATTTGCTCCGCACTGGCAAAGCCCGGAGCGAAGGGCACCAGACCTCCGCCATCCGCCTGCGCCGAGAAGCCCACGAATATGGGTGTGTTGCTGCCGAGCAGCTCCGCCGTCCGACTGCTGCTCGATGGCTGTTGTCGAGTGGGGGTGATGATGCATGTTATATTTTTGAcattatatataattattgcGTCTTactttggcattgtttttggtGCGCGGCGCTTGTTTGGTCTTTCCACCCATTGCAAAATTTATTAGAACAGTGTTGTGAAATCAGCTTGTTATGTTTATGTTCGATAACACACGTGGCACGCCAGTGCTGGGCAATGGCTGCGTGCTATCAATCGATAACGTCTGCTGATTTGGCGGGAGTACCGCAATTCAAATTAAGGAATTGAAAAACGATGTATCCACAAATAGAATAACTTTAAGCTAGAAAACTAAATGatttagtttatatttttagtcTAGCGAACAATTCCATCTTCTTATTCTGACTATCACAGCTGTTCTGAAGCCCGCTTGTTTCAAATTTAGCGTGAAAACGGCTAGCTTTACAGCACTGCTGCTCGATCAGCTGTGCCGACGATACTTCTTCTTCTAGTTAGCCGCACGTGTTGCAgttgttttcaattttcaattatgtCGAAATTTCTATCCTATTATAATCTGTTCCCCATACCGGACCCCAAGGAGTTCCTGGGCCTGGCCTCAGACAGAGAAAAGGGCAATGTGGTAACTACCCTCGCACGCAATGTGGTGGTAGTCCTAAACGTAAGTTTCGATGATTGAATTTTGATCCAAAGGAACGGAATTCACTGGAATTTAAATGGATATTCTTGCAGATAAGCACACAGAAGCAGTTGTTGAGCTGGTCTTTGCCGGAGAAACTGTCCACCAAAGTGATTTACGatcccagcagccagcattaTGTGGGAGTTTTTGGAAATCATTCACTCCGCCTCTGGGATGTGGGCACCGCCGATGTCTCCAAGTGCAAGAAGCTTAAGGTATTTGGGAGTCTATAAATGTCCATCGCATCATAGATaacacattttgtatgcttGCAGTTCCAAAAGAGCATAGCCCATTTGGTGGAAACAGATCAAGAGGCCCTGGTCCTGTATAGCGATGGCGTATGCCAAACCCTGTCTCAGGCCCTGGCCTCTCGCAAGGATCAAAAAGAGGATACGGCCGAGCAGCTGGCCCTGGTTGCCAGCAAGGCTCTGAGCAAGCCCACGGTGTACACAATGCCGCAGGGCCAGCAGGTGCTCACATATTTCGAAGAAACCAAAGCAACGGGCGTGCTGCAACTCATCCGCCTGTCGCTGGCCACGTCCACCAGGCGCGAATACACCATTGAACGGGAGTCAGTGAGGCTTACCGGCTATGCGGTGGTAGATGGCGACACTGCACCGCAGATGCTGACCATTTGTGAGTACAAAAATCCTTAATTTGAGAATCTGTCTTAAGCCAAGCCATTTGCAGGGTCCGACAAGCGCATCTTTATGCTAAATCTCGCCGAGCGCACTTCGGAGCGATCACCCGGGCAATATGTGTCCATGCTGACCGATCTGAACGTGGAGAAGAAGCTGTCGGTGCACGGCGTCTCGCGCAACTTTGCGGCCATCTATGGCGCCAACTATGGGCAAGAGGGCGCCTCGCTGCTGGTCTACAACACCCAGTTCAAGGTGGTCAATGCCAAGCAGTACTTCAAGATGTATCTGGAATTCTCCCGCCTGTGGGCACGCGATGAGCACATCCTGCTGGCCATGGGCCAAAACATAGCTGCCGTTCGGTACCGCATGAGCAGCGAAATACTCGTGGACATGCTGGGTTCCCAGTCGAGCGACACGCAAATGAACACCATTGAGCTGGACCACATCAACGAGGAGGATACTTTGGAGTCGGCCATCAAGT
Encoded here:
- the LOC117894256 gene encoding nucleolar protein 11, whose protein sequence is MSKFLSYYNLFPIPDPKEFLGLASDREKGNVVTTLARNVVVVLNISTQKQLLSWSLPEKLSTKVIYDPSSQHYVGVFGNHSLRLWDVGTADVSKCKKLKFQKSIAHLVETDQEALVLYSDGVCQTLSQALASRKDQKEDTAEQLALVASKALSKPTVYTMPQGQQVLTYFEETKATGVLQLIRLSLATSTRREYTIERESVRLTGYAVVDGDTAPQMLTIWSDKRIFMLNLAERTSERSPGQYVSMLTDLNVEKKLSVHGVSRNFAAIYGANYGQEGASLLVYNTQFKVVNAKQYFKMYLEFSRLWARDEHILLAMGQNIAAVRYRMSSEILVDMLGSQSSDTQMNTIELDHINEEDTLESAIKFAGSKKHRQSYAKLQANLKMLPPLEMSEADGRKVAYDPPELFEEEMSELIKQHVHGELIECENGLDDVSVTLMTNYFDEGPMNTAVQALVRQLERSGAGEEEIIEKILTLFIKTKNTEHVLMCLRRYSNISEKMLAWSLRYALDNTPNPTRINGHSTEEPMETDQTNDELLNAVLACSFDPSAIEPHLQERLQISHVQYLLNHLYVLASEPSAQLEERPNREASLVQTESQALQWFGTLLTSHFTVLTISKDEQVLDNLTKWSDLLAFYRDSLTDMAALLPQLTKIVEMRETRSMYSTAWYGIEEVVLY